In one window of Nocardioides panacisoli DNA:
- a CDS encoding class E sortase, whose amino-acid sequence MTELSAPESTVGSSRRRRRRGRGHGRRHRPRDLRSRSLLTAGLALILAGLVVLGWVAWQFWGTNWQSQQRHGDVADSLRDGWTTGEPVARTDWGEATALLRVPHFGADFMVPVLEGATDEVLAAGVGHMGDTAPGERGNYVLAGHRVTHGEPFADLLGLEPGDIVQVETRDEILTYELDTPGDGLRLPFTAGWVLDPSPTNPDGGVEPPAAAGDHLLTLLTCSEIFHTDDRSIVFGHLVDRRDKTG is encoded by the coding sequence ATGACCGAACTCAGCGCGCCGGAGTCCACCGTCGGGTCGAGCCGACGACGCCGGCGGCGCGGGCGTGGGCACGGCAGACGGCACCGACCGCGTGACCTGCGCAGCCGCTCGCTACTGACCGCGGGACTCGCGCTGATCCTCGCCGGGCTCGTGGTCCTCGGCTGGGTGGCCTGGCAGTTCTGGGGCACCAACTGGCAGTCCCAGCAGCGTCACGGCGATGTCGCGGACTCGCTGCGCGACGGCTGGACCACCGGCGAGCCGGTGGCGCGGACCGACTGGGGCGAGGCGACGGCGCTGCTGCGGGTGCCGCACTTCGGCGCCGACTTCATGGTCCCGGTGCTGGAGGGCGCCACGGACGAGGTGCTCGCCGCAGGCGTGGGCCACATGGGCGACACCGCGCCGGGGGAGCGGGGCAACTACGTGCTGGCCGGCCACCGCGTGACGCACGGCGAGCCGTTCGCCGACCTGCTGGGGCTCGAACCGGGTGACATCGTCCAGGTGGAGACGCGCGACGAGATCCTGACCTACGAGCTCGACACGCCGGGCGACGGACTGCGGCTGCCGTTCACCGCCGGGTGGGTGCTGGATCCGTCGCCGACCAACCCCGACGGTGGCGTCGAGCCGCCCGCGGCCGCGGGCGACCACCTGCTGACGCTGCTCACCTGCTCGGAGATCTTCCACACCGACGACCGGTCGATCGTGTTCGGCCACCTGGTGGACCGGCGCGACAAGACCGGCTGA
- a CDS encoding LPXTG cell wall anchor domain-containing protein, whose amino-acid sequence MARVFAAIATLIAVTLIAPLPSAAADGYGPQVPTAVAIEVDDEIRVGDDVVITYSVRANSDEGPIEGTLAINGAPGSSDAADRTFAQTRDYADTPITVNLGSQPIGDYTTSASFTPDAGSVYLPSTGTATYRVVGGRTGGPGDDGAGGILPNTGGPAVWWLLLGSLLVAGGAGVVHAGRRRSVASA is encoded by the coding sequence ATGGCTCGAGTCTTCGCTGCGATCGCGACGCTGATCGCCGTGACCCTGATCGCCCCCCTTCCGTCGGCGGCCGCCGACGGCTACGGACCCCAGGTGCCGACCGCGGTCGCCATCGAGGTCGACGACGAGATCCGCGTCGGCGACGACGTGGTCATCACCTACTCGGTGCGGGCCAACTCCGACGAGGGCCCCATCGAGGGCACGCTGGCCATCAACGGGGCCCCGGGCTCCTCCGACGCCGCCGACCGCACGTTCGCGCAGACCCGCGACTACGCCGACACCCCGATCACGGTGAACCTCGGCAGCCAGCCGATCGGCGACTACACCACCTCGGCCAGCTTCACCCCCGACGCCGGCAGCGTCTACCTGCCCTCCACCGGCACGGCCACCTACCGGGTTGTCGGCGGCCGGACCGGCGGTCCCGGTGACGACGGCGCCGGCGGGATCCTGCCCAACACCGGTGGCCCCGCCGTGTGGTGGCTGCTGCTGGGCAGCCTGCTCGTCGCCGGCGGTGCCGGCGTCGTCCACGCGGGCCGTCGTCGGTCGGTCGCCTCCGCCTGA
- a CDS encoding DUF1059 domain-containing protein codes for MPSLRCPCDVTIRGEDDDELVARVNEHLAAEHPGREYTREEILFLAM; via the coding sequence ATGCCGAGCCTGCGCTGTCCGTGTGACGTCACGATCCGCGGCGAGGACGACGACGAGCTGGTCGCCAGGGTCAACGAGCACCTGGCGGCCGAGCACCCCGGCCGCGAGTACACCCGCGAGGAGATCCTCTTCCTCGCGATGTAG
- a CDS encoding crotonase/enoyl-CoA hydratase family protein, whose protein sequence is MTYQTLTCDVDEDGVATLRLDRPDALNAFDLTMARELEAFFTTDAHDEAIRAIVVTGEGKAFCAGMDLSAEGNVFGLDESVAPTPEEFRAAYDRAPHQDGVRDTGGKVTLAIHALPKPVIAAINGAAVGIGATMTLAMDIRLVSTRARVGFVFGRLGIVPEACSSWFLPRLVGLQQALEWVYSADVLDAEAVHAGGLARSIHEPEDLVPAAQELARSFVVDRSPVALGLAKQLLYRNAAADHPLEAHLTDSLAMYYTSLEDGKEGVAAFREKRAPHFTGSASRLPRIFPQD, encoded by the coding sequence ATGACCTACCAGACCCTCACCTGCGACGTGGACGAGGACGGGGTCGCCACGCTGCGCCTCGACCGCCCCGACGCGCTCAACGCCTTCGACCTGACGATGGCGCGCGAGCTCGAGGCGTTCTTCACCACCGACGCCCACGACGAGGCGATCCGGGCGATCGTCGTGACCGGTGAGGGCAAGGCGTTCTGCGCGGGGATGGACCTCTCCGCCGAGGGCAACGTGTTCGGCCTCGACGAGTCGGTCGCGCCGACGCCGGAGGAATTCCGCGCGGCGTACGACCGGGCGCCGCACCAGGACGGCGTGCGCGACACCGGCGGCAAGGTGACGCTGGCCATCCATGCGCTGCCCAAGCCGGTGATCGCGGCGATCAACGGGGCTGCCGTGGGCATCGGCGCGACGATGACCCTGGCGATGGACATCCGGCTCGTCTCGACCCGTGCCCGGGTCGGGTTCGTCTTCGGCCGGCTCGGCATCGTGCCGGAGGCTTGCTCGAGCTGGTTCCTGCCCCGCCTGGTCGGCCTGCAGCAGGCGCTGGAGTGGGTCTACTCCGCCGACGTCCTCGACGCCGAGGCCGTGCACGCGGGTGGGCTGGCGCGCAGCATCCACGAGCCCGAGGACCTGGTGCCGGCGGCCCAGGAGTTGGCACGGTCCTTCGTGGTAGACCGCTCGCCGGTGGCGCTGGGGCTGGCCAAGCAGCTGCTGTACCGCAACGCGGCCGCCGACCACCCGCTCGAGGCGCACCTCACCGACTCGCTGGCGATGTACTACACCTCGCTGGAGGACGGCAAGGAGGGCGTGGCGGCGTTCCGCGAGAAGCGGGCGCCGCACTTCACCGGCAGCGCCTCCCGACTCCCGCGGATCTTCCCGCAGGACTGA
- a CDS encoding LCP family protein, producing the protein MADRPRAGSGDDPDYDWIYGQDQGRSSGADPEPTRMMPVTPRSPAPQDRRQQPPASPPPATPRRSRRMRPRSWRRVVLALLALWLIFLVAVPIFAWSRVEKIDFEPDGERPGEQPGTNYLMVGSDSRAGLSKEERRELSTGNAQSSLADTIMVLHAGSGPDVLVSFPRDWTVDGRKINGYYDPGDPTELVAALESQTGIRIDEYVEIGLGGVAGVVDAVGGIEICPEEAIKDPKAGLNVKKGCQEADGTTALGYSRTRATTRGDLDRVGRQREVVGAIGESVLSPWTVLNPFRWWGLNNAVPDFFGFGEGTSQFDVGRWALSMTRIGDGRTCTMPVTDGSATVMDTERAEGLFSAIIEDRTDDITRAQCTPAGVAP; encoded by the coding sequence ATGGCAGACCGTCCCCGCGCCGGTTCCGGCGACGACCCCGACTACGACTGGATCTACGGCCAGGACCAGGGCCGCTCCTCCGGTGCGGATCCCGAGCCGACGCGCATGATGCCGGTGACCCCACGGTCGCCGGCGCCGCAGGACCGTCGCCAGCAGCCACCGGCCTCGCCGCCGCCGGCGACCCCGCGGCGCAGCCGACGGATGCGTCCCCGGTCGTGGCGCCGCGTGGTGCTGGCGCTCCTCGCCCTGTGGTTGATCTTCCTCGTCGCCGTGCCGATCTTCGCCTGGAGCCGGGTGGAGAAGATCGACTTCGAGCCCGACGGCGAGCGCCCGGGTGAGCAGCCGGGCACCAACTACCTGATGGTCGGCAGCGACTCCCGCGCCGGCCTGTCGAAGGAGGAGCGGCGCGAGCTGAGCACGGGCAACGCCCAGAGCAGCCTCGCCGACACGATCATGGTGCTCCACGCCGGCTCCGGGCCGGACGTGCTGGTCTCCTTCCCCCGCGACTGGACCGTGGACGGCCGCAAGATCAACGGCTACTACGACCCCGGCGACCCCACCGAGCTCGTCGCCGCCCTGGAGTCCCAGACGGGCATCCGCATCGACGAGTACGTCGAGATCGGCCTCGGCGGCGTGGCCGGTGTCGTCGACGCCGTGGGCGGCATCGAGATCTGCCCCGAGGAGGCCATCAAGGACCCCAAGGCGGGCCTGAACGTGAAGAAGGGCTGCCAGGAGGCCGACGGCACGACGGCCCTGGGCTACTCCCGCACCCGCGCCACGACACGGGGCGACCTGGACCGGGTCGGACGACAGCGTGAGGTCGTCGGCGCGATCGGCGAGAGCGTGCTCTCGCCCTGGACGGTCCTGAACCCGTTCCGCTGGTGGGGCCTGAACAACGCGGTCCCCGACTTCTTCGGCTTCGGCGAGGGCACCAGCCAGTTCGACGTGGGCCGCTGGGCGCTGTCGATGACCCGGATCGGTGACGGCCGGACCTGCACCATGCCGGTCACCGACGGCTCCGCCACGGTGATGGACACCGAGCGGGCCGAGGGGTTGTTCAGTGCCATCATCGAGGACCGCACCGACGACATCACTCGGGCGCAGTGCACCCCGGCAGGAGTTGCCCCATGA
- a CDS encoding acyl-CoA thioesterase, translating to MSASLAARTPTYSRIELATVTSRAQANLLGNIHGGEVVKLADSSAGVVAQRHSGGPAVTAALDEMAFLRPVRVGDIVRTYSQVNWAGRSSMEIGVRIETQPWDDPTTEVLHVGSAYFVFVAIDAAGAAREVPPLRLENAEDERRMREAEIRRAHRLARKAEIDAARSRD from the coding sequence GTGTCTGCATCCCTCGCGGCGCGCACGCCGACCTATTCGCGCATCGAACTCGCCACCGTGACCTCCCGTGCCCAGGCCAACCTGCTGGGCAACATCCACGGCGGCGAGGTCGTCAAGCTCGCCGACTCCTCTGCCGGCGTGGTGGCCCAACGCCACAGCGGCGGGCCGGCCGTCACGGCCGCCCTGGACGAGATGGCCTTCCTGCGCCCGGTGCGCGTCGGCGACATCGTGCGCACCTACTCCCAGGTCAACTGGGCCGGACGCTCCTCGATGGAGATCGGCGTCCGGATCGAGACCCAGCCGTGGGACGACCCCACGACCGAGGTGCTGCACGTCGGATCCGCCTACTTCGTCTTCGTGGCCATCGACGCCGCGGGTGCCGCCCGCGAGGTGCCGCCGCTGCGGCTGGAGAACGCCGAGGACGAGCGCCGGATGCGGGAGGCCGAGATCCGTCGCGCCCACCGCCTGGCGCGCAAGGCCGAGATCGACGCGGCCCGCAGCCGCGACTGA
- a CDS encoding LysR family transcriptional regulator, which produces MLDLHRLRALVALHHTGTVSAAAAELGYGQPTVSHHLRRLEAETGSVLLQRVGRGVRLTPDGERLARRAEEILALAGRAETELHAATGLRAGRVRLAAFPSGAATLVPAALALLDRHHPDLTVDLTEAEPPEAADLLRAGRVDVALTFTYPGQPAPDQVTSSTVLTDPLHLVGRDLPAGDADLTAHAEGRWISGCERCRTELLSLCATAGFDPHIGFASDDYVAVQALVASGFGVTVLPGLALVAHQHPGVVRRPVPGATRAVQVSTHGSPPHPPAIGAVARALAEAAASPADHRVT; this is translated from the coding sequence GTGCTCGACCTGCACCGACTCCGCGCCCTGGTGGCGCTGCACCACACCGGCACGGTGTCCGCGGCCGCGGCCGAACTCGGCTACGGGCAGCCCACGGTCTCCCACCACCTGCGTCGCCTCGAGGCCGAGACGGGGAGCGTGCTGCTCCAGCGCGTCGGCCGCGGGGTGCGCCTCACACCCGACGGCGAGCGGTTGGCCCGACGGGCCGAGGAGATCCTCGCCCTCGCCGGGCGGGCCGAGACCGAGCTGCACGCCGCGACCGGACTCCGCGCCGGCCGGGTCCGCCTGGCCGCGTTCCCCTCCGGTGCCGCCACGCTCGTCCCCGCCGCACTCGCCCTCCTCGACCGGCACCACCCCGACCTCACCGTGGACCTGACCGAGGCCGAGCCGCCCGAGGCGGCGGACCTGCTGCGCGCCGGTCGGGTCGACGTCGCGCTGACCTTCACCTATCCCGGCCAGCCGGCACCGGACCAGGTCACCTCCTCGACCGTGCTGACCGATCCGCTCCACCTGGTCGGACGCGACCTGCCCGCCGGCGACGCCGATCTCACCGCCCACGCCGAGGGCCGCTGGATCAGCGGCTGCGAACGGTGCCGCACCGAACTGCTGAGCCTGTGCGCCACGGCGGGGTTCGACCCCCACATCGGGTTCGCGAGCGACGACTACGTCGCGGTGCAGGCGCTCGTGGCCAGCGGCTTCGGCGTCACCGTGCTGCCCGGGCTGGCACTGGTCGCCCACCAGCACCCGGGCGTCGTACGCCGGCCGGTGCCGGGAGCGACGCGGGCCGTCCAGGTCTCCACCCACGGCTCTCCCCCGCACCCACCGGCCATCGGTGCGGTCGCGCGGGCGTTGGCCGAGGCCGCAGCGAGCCCGGCCGACCACCGGGTGACCTGA
- a CDS encoding threonine ammonia-lyase, with protein MLTFDAIAEAGRIVADSLAPTPLVSHPLLDRAVGAEVLVKHEHVLPTGSFKVRGGVHLAANLAAAESRNGLVTASTGNHAQSIAHAGRAAGVPTCVVMPEGAPECKAEAVEALGAQVVRHGTDLAQAAAHARAHAEATGASYVDPTDPRIVLGHATAYLELFTALDPAVVYVPIGSGTGAAGACLVRDRLRPGCRVVGVQSSAAPAGWRSWRTGRIETATSTTRASGLATTTGYPLTQQVLRERLDDFVLVTDEDIDDAARLLATRAHTLVEGAGAASLAGLLADPRRPGGAAVVVASGGNASTEEIARLAA; from the coding sequence GTGCTCACCTTCGATGCCATCGCCGAGGCCGGGCGGATCGTCGCGGACTCACTCGCCCCGACGCCGCTGGTGTCCCACCCCCTGCTGGACCGCGCGGTCGGCGCCGAGGTCCTGGTCAAGCACGAGCACGTGCTGCCCACCGGGTCGTTCAAGGTGCGCGGCGGGGTGCACCTCGCGGCCAACCTGGCGGCGGCCGAGTCCCGCAACGGGCTGGTGACCGCCTCCACCGGCAACCACGCGCAGTCGATCGCCCACGCCGGTCGCGCAGCGGGCGTCCCCACCTGCGTGGTGATGCCGGAGGGGGCACCGGAGTGCAAGGCCGAGGCCGTCGAGGCGCTCGGGGCGCAGGTGGTGCGCCACGGGACCGACCTCGCGCAGGCGGCCGCCCACGCGCGGGCGCACGCCGAGGCCACCGGGGCGTCGTACGTCGACCCGACCGACCCGCGCATCGTGCTCGGCCACGCCACGGCCTACCTCGAGCTGTTCACCGCCCTCGACCCGGCGGTGGTCTACGTGCCGATCGGCAGCGGAACGGGCGCGGCTGGTGCCTGCCTGGTCCGCGACCGGTTGCGACCCGGGTGCCGCGTGGTGGGGGTGCAGTCCTCGGCGGCGCCGGCAGGATGGCGCTCCTGGCGCACGGGCCGCATCGAGACGGCGACGTCGACGACCCGCGCGTCGGGCCTGGCCACGACGACCGGGTACCCGCTGACGCAGCAGGTCCTGCGCGAACGCCTGGACGACTTCGTCCTCGTCACCGACGAGGACATCGACGACGCCGCCCGGCTGCTGGCCACTCGGGCGCACACCCTCGTCGAGGGTGCGGGCGCGGCGTCGCTGGCCGGCCTGCTGGCCGACCCCCGGCGCCCCGGGGGCGCGGCGGTGGTCGTCGCCTCCGGGGGCAACGCCTCGACCGAGGAGATCGCACGCCTGGCCGCGTGA
- a CDS encoding LCP family protein — MVDYPGPLRSHPLTDVGDRAARVRFRRALTLMAFTLLAPGSAQLLAGNRRVGRIALRAWLTLLGLGALTLLLVLVHRPLGFWLVSQTTLLLLARLALFAGAIGWAYLFVDAWRIGRPLSLQLPHRRAVIGVNGVLCFSVVGTLLFGAHVVGVQRDFIISVFGDGEASAASAGRYNVLLLGGDAGQSRWGMRPDSIHVASIDAETGRTVLVGLPRNMKNFPFADGSVMDEQFPDGFDADYLNGVSTWAQDHTDLFDDPETAGTDATIMAVEGITGLDINYWASVNLQGFKDLVDAVGGVTLNVRRPIPIGLPSDDFYDHIQPGERELSGFEALWFARARHDSDDYSRMARQKCVLNAFLRQVSPQQALRNFQELTRASAEMVATNVPTSEVDRFLDLALKAKSQKIASVSLVPPAINTGDPDIDKVRARIQAAIDKAEGKAPAPSNSGGGGNGSGGGGNGSGGAGADRSVTGGSVGSLSEGYAANDTDDVAAAC; from the coding sequence ATGGTCGACTACCCGGGACCACTCCGTTCCCATCCGCTGACCGACGTCGGTGACCGCGCCGCCCGGGTGCGTTTCCGACGGGCGCTGACCCTGATGGCCTTCACGCTGCTGGCGCCGGGATCGGCCCAGCTGCTCGCCGGCAACCGCCGTGTCGGCCGCATCGCACTGCGCGCGTGGCTCACCCTGCTCGGACTGGGGGCCCTCACGCTGCTGCTGGTGCTGGTCCACCGCCCACTCGGGTTCTGGCTCGTGTCCCAGACCACCCTGCTGCTGCTCGCGCGTCTCGCGCTCTTCGCCGGCGCGATCGGCTGGGCCTACCTCTTCGTCGACGCCTGGCGGATCGGTCGCCCGCTGAGCCTGCAGCTGCCGCACCGCCGGGCCGTGATCGGCGTCAACGGCGTGCTGTGCTTCAGCGTCGTCGGCACCCTCCTCTTCGGCGCCCACGTGGTCGGTGTCCAGCGCGACTTCATCATCAGCGTCTTCGGTGACGGCGAGGCCTCCGCCGCGAGTGCGGGCCGCTACAACGTGTTGCTGCTGGGTGGTGACGCGGGCCAGAGCCGGTGGGGCATGCGGCCCGACTCCATCCACGTCGCCTCCATCGACGCCGAGACCGGGCGCACCGTCCTGGTGGGCCTGCCGCGCAACATGAAAAACTTCCCCTTCGCCGACGGGTCGGTGATGGACGAGCAGTTCCCCGACGGCTTCGACGCCGACTACCTCAACGGCGTCAGCACGTGGGCGCAGGACCACACCGACCTCTTCGACGACCCCGAGACGGCCGGCACCGACGCCACCATCATGGCCGTGGAGGGCATCACCGGGCTCGACATCAACTACTGGGCCTCGGTGAACCTGCAGGGCTTCAAGGACCTCGTCGACGCGGTCGGCGGCGTCACGCTCAACGTGCGCCGGCCGATCCCGATCGGGCTGCCCTCGGACGACTTCTACGACCACATCCAGCCCGGCGAGCGCGAGCTGAGTGGCTTCGAGGCGCTCTGGTTCGCCCGTGCCCGCCACGACTCCGACGACTACTCCCGCATGGCGCGGCAGAAGTGCGTGCTCAACGCGTTCCTGCGCCAGGTCAGCCCGCAGCAGGCCCTGCGCAACTTCCAGGAGCTCACCCGCGCCTCGGCGGAGATGGTCGCGACCAACGTGCCCACCTCCGAGGTCGACCGCTTCCTGGACCTGGCGCTGAAGGCGAAGTCGCAGAAGATCGCCTCGGTCTCCCTGGTCCCGCCCGCGATCAACACCGGCGACCCCGACATCGACAAGGTGCGCGCCCGCATCCAGGCGGCGATCGACAAGGCCGAGGGCAAGGCGCCCGCCCCGAGCAACTCCGGCGGAGGCGGCAACGGCTCCGGCGGCGGTGGCAACGGATCCGGTGGCGCGGGTGCGGACCGCTCGGTCACCGGCGGCTCGGTCGGCTCCCTCAGTGAGGGCTACGCCGCCAACGACACCGACGACGTCGCCGCCGCCTGCTGA
- a CDS encoding inositol monophosphatase family protein: METAAVLDLLADVAAEVITPRFRALAEHQVSEKNPGDLVTVADHESEVLITEALRAAHPDAVVLGEEAQAQDPALLDRFAAADHAFTVDPVDGTKNFVNGSPDHAVMVGEVRDGLVVRGWIWQPQHRAAYVAERGGGAWLNGEPLTWTAPGDSPVRTARRRWVGSTFPGLGRLELTWACCGVDYPQLVHGHARAIAYHHSKPWDHVPGSLLVQEAGGHVGFLDGSEYDPRTVGPGVVGAPDRATFDAVVAGFAA; the protein is encoded by the coding sequence GTGGAGACCGCGGCCGTGTTGGACCTGCTCGCTGACGTGGCCGCCGAGGTCATCACCCCGCGCTTCCGCGCCCTGGCCGAGCACCAGGTCTCCGAGAAGAACCCGGGCGATCTCGTCACGGTCGCCGACCACGAGTCCGAGGTCCTCATCACCGAGGCCCTCCGGGCCGCCCATCCCGACGCCGTCGTCCTCGGCGAGGAGGCGCAGGCGCAGGATCCGGCGCTGCTGGACCGCTTCGCGGCCGCCGACCACGCCTTCACCGTCGATCCCGTCGACGGCACCAAGAACTTCGTCAACGGCTCCCCCGACCACGCCGTCATGGTGGGTGAGGTCCGCGACGGCCTCGTGGTGCGCGGCTGGATCTGGCAGCCCCAGCACCGGGCGGCGTACGTCGCCGAGCGCGGTGGCGGGGCCTGGCTCAACGGCGAGCCGCTCACCTGGACCGCTCCCGGGGACAGCCCGGTGCGCACTGCACGGCGTCGTTGGGTCGGCTCGACGTTCCCCGGCCTGGGGCGGCTCGAGCTGACCTGGGCATGCTGCGGGGTGGACTACCCCCAACTGGTGCACGGCCACGCTCGGGCGATCGCCTACCACCACTCCAAGCCGTGGGACCACGTGCCGGGCTCCCTGCTGGTGCAGGAGGCCGGCGGCCACGTGGGCTTCCTCGACGGCAGCGAGTACGACCCGCGCACGGTGGGCCCCGGTGTCGTGGGTGCCCCGGACCGCGCGACGTTCGACGCCGTCGTGGCCGGGTTCGCCGCCTGA